From the Babylonia areolata isolate BAREFJ2019XMU chromosome 33, ASM4173473v1, whole genome shotgun sequence genome, one window contains:
- the LOC143276886 gene encoding uncharacterized protein LOC143276886 translates to MAQNGRKESEAEWLNQGGKGKLCKDNRSLMVWPCLPQGRKRVDFFTAADEYLKVCRPLRRQMSRKHVKISLLLILTVALIFAFPVVLVYGIRSTDIDNVPIPGHDCSTSDHVKGTVFPLVYNSVLFLLFITFLIILTVIYVRIWREMKRHRLYMARNSMPGGGSRFNFSSVSEPSSEARQDCRGRRLTLPGESSDEAVLVQSGQPGRSATGSRGQKAGRKESGASDHAPSVKSDTTLCEAEQDLSDVDDTEQQGSGNASTGTETQAPEDAKKESQHAQSIRIDDGDCALLKVNRTVQQTSSDDAADSSADRGTLANPQTAVKAGQGPGNSVNSICSEDTAQKRPSQTEADQTNVRDVLETVAAQTIVSQRKVTKSRSVSEVKSHKATIIAMSVTVVFFLSFVPHLSLITLRTINKQFEDNLEGAGLVLYNIFLRSYFINSVTNPFIYGVLNSRFRAECLRLFRRLLCCRKPVS, encoded by the exons ATGGCGCAGAACGGTAGAAAAGAAAGTGAAGCGGAATGGCTGAAccaagggggaaagggaaagctGTGCAAAGACAACAGATCTCTGATGGTGTGGCCTTGTCTGCCGCAGGGCAGGAAGAGGGTTGACTTctttactgctgctgatga ATACCTGAAAGTCTGCCGACCATTGCGACGCCAGATGTCACGCAAGCATGTCAAGATTTCGCTGCTGTTGATCCTGACCGTCGCTCTCATCTTCGCCTTCCCGGTTGTATTGGTGTACGGGATTCGATCCACCGACATTGACAACGTCCCCATCCCTGGTCACGACTGCTCCACCAGTGACCACGTCAAAGGCACCGTGTTTCCTTTAGTGTACAACagcgtcctcttcctcctcttcatcacctTCCTCATCATCCTCACAGTGATCTACGTCCGAATCTGGAGGGAGATGAAGCGACACAGACTTTACATGGCCAGGAACTCTATGCCAGGCGGAGGTAGTCGCTTCAATTTCTCGTCCGTGTCTGAGCCTTCATCAGAGGCCCGTCAAGACTGCAGGGGAAGGCGACTCACCTTGCCAGGAGAGAGCAGTGATGAAGCCGTGCTTGTGCAGTCTGGACAGCCAGGGCGAAGCGCCACAGGCAGCAGAGGCCAGAAGGCAGGTCGGAAAGAATCGGGTGCTAGCGACCACGCCCCCTCTGTAAAGAGCGACACGACGTTGTGCGAAGCTGAGCAAGACTTGTCGGACGTCGATGACACAGAGCAGCAGGGATCAGGAAACGCCTCTACTGGCACTGAGACTCAAGCTCCAGAAGATGCCAAGAAAGAATCTCAACACGCACAAAGCATTCGAATCGATGACGGTGACTGTGCGTTACTCAAAG TTAACAGAACAGTTCAACAAACGTCATCGGATGATGCAGCTGACAGTAGTGCTGATCGTGGTACCCTCGCAAATCCTCAGACTGCTGTCAAAGCCGGACAAGGTCCCGGTAACTCCGTGAACAGCATATGCAGTGAGGACACTGCACAGAAGCGTCCATCACAAACAGAAGCTGATCAGACGAACGTGAGAGACGTGCTTGAAACGGTAGCTGCACAGACCATTGTGAGCCAGCGCAAGGTGACCAAAAGTAGATCCGTGTCCGAGGTGAAGAGCCACAAAGCCACCATCATCGCCATGTCTGTCACAGTGGTGTTCTTCCTCAGCTTTGTCCCGcacctctctctcatcactctcaGGACCATCAACAAACAGTTTGAAGACAACCTGGAGGGGGCTGGTCTGGTGCTCTATAACATCTTCTTGAGGTCCTACTTCATCAACTCTGTGACCAACCCTTTCATCTATGGCGTGCTCAACTCTCGTTTCCGAGCGGAGTGTCTGCGTTTATTCCGTCGTCTTTTGTGTTGCAGGAAGCCGGTTTCATAA